One window of the Microplitis demolitor isolate Queensland-Clemson2020A chromosome 10, iyMicDemo2.1a, whole genome shotgun sequence genome contains the following:
- the LOC103570034 gene encoding actin-binding LIM protein 2 isoform X5, whose translation MGKTYCQSCKKKCSGEVLRVQDKYFHIGCFKCAQCSASLAQGGFFAREGSYYCTKDYRERWGTRCAGCGEYVEGDVVTAGEKHAFHPNCFHCQRCRQPLLGQGTKVTLVQGQALCHRCVSIPVREASTPIGSKTHDSRSKTAAARDSSNDAGACAGCSEKLQEGQALVALDRQWHVWCFKCHSCDSVLHGEYMGKDGVPYCEKDYQKQFGVKCAYCSRYISGKVLQAGENHHFHPTCARCTKCGDPFGDGEEMYLQGTAIWHPRCGPGPTGTNGIVNGHGTRDVHTPQHRESERISSSASEMQFSLRSRTPSLNGSICSPYSSLSRKYYPARTGSPGLILREYGRGNAEDVSRICTYSYLTEVPSQGYLRRPIQPYDKPPTSPHFHRPNSSRSIRSSGGRSSRSGMRALVDALSETRPKSPAAGSQVDNDEPIELAHYPDAMKRPPGAKPPIERDDFPAPPYPYTDPERRRRWSDTYKGVSDDEDDAVTDGTDRSDRLDGERKNYIKEVEQKLKKEQDELSKIDTGIAKVFLHDIEKDRENLRHRAANVDPRNASRTPSAAREPTYRLRYESPVGASPSRNIDHARPWEDDDGVSYKSSTAPSYNVGRSSARSPAPRNYPPLGNQRAFTLPNAARHYQSVIVSSLRHIPKPGYGLAPRSHTFSSTGGSVSALPGDYSFSGMGDKTHSTDFSSGKSDISTGSITDVDRRALNDGGILPSSTTYTGGLGTVSSGTHGHHIRRSLPDMGAAPSEPPKLYPYHLLLITNYRLPADVDRCNLERHLSDAEFEAILQCNRSEFYRLPQWRRNEIKRRARLF comes from the exons ATGG GTAAAACTTATTGCCAATCGTGTAAAAAGAAATGTAGTGGTGAGGTGCTGCGAGTTCAAGACAAGTACTTTCATATCGGGTGTTTCAAGTGTGCGCAATGCAGCGCCAGTCTTGCTCAAGGCGGATTTTTTGCTCGCGAAGGATCGTATTACTGTACAAAG GATTATCGCGAGCGCTGGGGTACTAGGTGTGCTGGATGCGGTGAATACGTTGAGGGTGACGTAGTGACTGCTGGCGAGAAACACGCGTTTCATCCCAACTGTTTTCATTGCCAGAGGTGTAGACAACCGCTGTTAGGTCAAGGAACTAAAGTTACTCTGGTTCAAG GTCAAGCTCTGTGTCATCGGTGCGTCAGTATACCAGTACGTGAAGCATCAACGCCAATTGGAAGTAAAACTCATGACAGCCGATCAAAAACCGCGGCTGCTCGAGACAGCAGTAATGATGCTGGTGCCTGCGCTGGGTGCAGTGAAAAACTACAAGAGGGACAAGCCCTGGTTGCATTGGATCGTCAGTGGCATGTTTGGTGTTTCAAATGCCACAGCTGCGACAGTGTACTGCATGGCGAGTACATGGGAAA agaTGGTGTCCCATACTGTGAGAAAGATTATCAAAAACAATTTGGAGTCAAGTGCGCTTACTGCAGCCGCTATATAAGCGGCAAAGTTCTTCAGGCTGGTGAGAATCATCACTTTCATCCGACTTGCGCCCGCTGTACCAAATGCGGAGATCCTTTTGGGGATGGAGAAGAAATGTACTTGCAGGGTACTGCTATATGGCATCCACGGTGTGGTCCAGGACCTACTGGAACCAATGGGATTGTCAATGGGCATGGAACTAGAGACGTACATACACCTCAGCACAGAGAATCGGAACGTATATCTAGTAGCGCATCTGAGATGCAG TTCTCATTGAGATCTCGCACTCCAAGTCTCAACGGGTCAATATGCAGTCCATACAGCAGCTTGAGTCGCaag TATTATCCAGCACGAACCGGAAGCCCTGGATTAATTTTGAGAGAATATGGACGCGGTAATGCGGAAGATGTTTCTAGAATTTGTACGTATTCTTATCTGACAGAAGTACCGAGTCAAGGATACTTGAGACGTCCTATTCAGCCTTATGATAAACCACCGACTAGTCCACATTTTCATCGACCAAATT CATCACGTTCGATAAGAAGCAGCGGAGGTCGAAGCAGTCGCTCAGGAATGCGAGCACTGGTAGATGCACTGAGTGAGACAAGACCAAAATCTCCAGCAGCTGGTAGTCAAGTGGACAATGATGAGCCAATTGAACTCGCTCATTATCCAGATGCTATGAAACGTCCACCTGGAGCTAAACCACCGATTGAACGGGATGATTTTCCAGCACCTCCGTATCCTTATACTGATCCGGAGAGACGCCGCCGATGGTCTGATACTTACAag ggaGTGTCAGATGATGAAGACGATGCTGTTACAGACGGTACCGATCGCTCAGATAGATTAGACGGCGAgcgtaaaaattatatcaaagaAGTTgaacagaaattaaaaaaagaacagGACGAATTGAGTAAAATTGACACTGGAATTGCTAAAGTATTTCTTCATGATATAGAAAAAGACCGTGAAAATTTACGGCATCGCGCCGCGAATGTCGATCCGCGAAACGCTTCGAGAACTCCATCGGCAGCTAGAGAACCGACTTACAGATTACGATATGAAAGCCCCGTTGGTGCTT ctcCATCAAGAAATATTGATCATGCACGACCATGGGAAGACGATGACGGCGTTAGTTACAAATCTAGTACCGCTCCAAGCTACAAtg TCGGAAGATCATCGGCTCGTTCCCCGGCACCCAGAAACTATCCACCTCTCGGTAATCAACGCGCCTTCACACTTCCAAACGCTGCTAGGCACTATCAGTCGGTGA TTGTGAGCTCCCTTCGACACATCCCGAAGCCGGGATACGGTCTGGCACCGCGAAGTCACACCTTCTCGTCTACTGGTGGTTCTGTATCTGCTCTCCCT GGTGATTATTCATTCAGCGGCATGGGAGACAAAACCCACAGCACTGATTTTTCATCTGGCAAATCAGATA tatcaaCAGGCAGCATTACGGATGTGGACAGACGAGCACTG aatgATGGTGGTATTCTTCCCTCATCGACAACGTACACCGGCGGACTAGGAACAGTCAGTTCTGGAACTCATGGTCATCATATAAGACGTTCATTACCAGACATGGGAGCAGCACCTTCAGAACCACCAAAGCTTTACCCATATCATTTGCTTCTTATTACGAATTATAGGCTGCCGGCTGACGTTGATCGCTGTAACCTTgag CGACATTTATCGGACGCTGAATTTGAAGCAATACTACAATGCAACCGCTCTGAGTTTTATCGACTGCCCCAATGGCGCCGGAATGAAATAAAACGGCGCGCTCGACTCTTTTAA
- the LOC103570034 gene encoding actin-binding LIM protein 2 isoform X2, which yields MGKTYCQSCKKKCSGEVLRVQDKYFHIGCFKCAQCSASLAQGGFFAREGSYYCTKDYRERWGTRCAGCGEYVEGDVVTAGEKHAFHPNCFHCQRCRQPLLGQGTKVTLVQGQALCHRCVSIPVREASTPIGSKTHDSRSKTAAARDSSNDAGACAGCSEKLQEGQALVALDRQWHVWCFKCHSCDSVLHGEYMGKDGVPYCEKDYQKQFGVKCAYCSRYISGKVLQAGENHHFHPTCARCTKCGDPFGDGEEMYLQGTAIWHPRCGPGPTGTNGIVNGHGTRDVHTPQHRESERISSSASEMQFSLRSRTPSLNGSICSPYSSLSRKYYPARTGSPGLILREYGRGNAEDVSRICTYSYLTEVPSQGYLRRPIQPYDKPPTSPHFHRPNSSRSIRSSGGRSSRSGMRALVDALSETRPKSPAAGSQVDNDEPIELAHYPDAMKRPPGAKPPIERDDFPAPPYPYTDPERRRRWSDTYKGVSDDEDDAVTDGTDRSDRLDGERKNYIKEVEQKLKKEQDELSKIDTGIAKVFLHDIEKDRENLRHRAANVDPRNASRTPSAAREPTYRLRYESPVGASPSRNIDHARPWEDDDGVSYKSSTAPSYNVVSSLRHIPKPGYGLAPRSHTFSSTGGSVSALPGDYSFSGMGDKTHSTDFSSGKSDISTGSITDVDRRALVCTSAPYYSRRTSMNDGGILPSSTTYTGGLGTVSSGTHGHHIRRSLPDMGAAPSEPPKLYPYHLLLITNYRLPADVDRCNLERHLSDAEFEAILQCNRSEFYRLPQWRRNEIKRRARLF from the exons ATGG GTAAAACTTATTGCCAATCGTGTAAAAAGAAATGTAGTGGTGAGGTGCTGCGAGTTCAAGACAAGTACTTTCATATCGGGTGTTTCAAGTGTGCGCAATGCAGCGCCAGTCTTGCTCAAGGCGGATTTTTTGCTCGCGAAGGATCGTATTACTGTACAAAG GATTATCGCGAGCGCTGGGGTACTAGGTGTGCTGGATGCGGTGAATACGTTGAGGGTGACGTAGTGACTGCTGGCGAGAAACACGCGTTTCATCCCAACTGTTTTCATTGCCAGAGGTGTAGACAACCGCTGTTAGGTCAAGGAACTAAAGTTACTCTGGTTCAAG GTCAAGCTCTGTGTCATCGGTGCGTCAGTATACCAGTACGTGAAGCATCAACGCCAATTGGAAGTAAAACTCATGACAGCCGATCAAAAACCGCGGCTGCTCGAGACAGCAGTAATGATGCTGGTGCCTGCGCTGGGTGCAGTGAAAAACTACAAGAGGGACAAGCCCTGGTTGCATTGGATCGTCAGTGGCATGTTTGGTGTTTCAAATGCCACAGCTGCGACAGTGTACTGCATGGCGAGTACATGGGAAA agaTGGTGTCCCATACTGTGAGAAAGATTATCAAAAACAATTTGGAGTCAAGTGCGCTTACTGCAGCCGCTATATAAGCGGCAAAGTTCTTCAGGCTGGTGAGAATCATCACTTTCATCCGACTTGCGCCCGCTGTACCAAATGCGGAGATCCTTTTGGGGATGGAGAAGAAATGTACTTGCAGGGTACTGCTATATGGCATCCACGGTGTGGTCCAGGACCTACTGGAACCAATGGGATTGTCAATGGGCATGGAACTAGAGACGTACATACACCTCAGCACAGAGAATCGGAACGTATATCTAGTAGCGCATCTGAGATGCAG TTCTCATTGAGATCTCGCACTCCAAGTCTCAACGGGTCAATATGCAGTCCATACAGCAGCTTGAGTCGCaag TATTATCCAGCACGAACCGGAAGCCCTGGATTAATTTTGAGAGAATATGGACGCGGTAATGCGGAAGATGTTTCTAGAATTTGTACGTATTCTTATCTGACAGAAGTACCGAGTCAAGGATACTTGAGACGTCCTATTCAGCCTTATGATAAACCACCGACTAGTCCACATTTTCATCGACCAAATT CATCACGTTCGATAAGAAGCAGCGGAGGTCGAAGCAGTCGCTCAGGAATGCGAGCACTGGTAGATGCACTGAGTGAGACAAGACCAAAATCTCCAGCAGCTGGTAGTCAAGTGGACAATGATGAGCCAATTGAACTCGCTCATTATCCAGATGCTATGAAACGTCCACCTGGAGCTAAACCACCGATTGAACGGGATGATTTTCCAGCACCTCCGTATCCTTATACTGATCCGGAGAGACGCCGCCGATGGTCTGATACTTACAag ggaGTGTCAGATGATGAAGACGATGCTGTTACAGACGGTACCGATCGCTCAGATAGATTAGACGGCGAgcgtaaaaattatatcaaagaAGTTgaacagaaattaaaaaaagaacagGACGAATTGAGTAAAATTGACACTGGAATTGCTAAAGTATTTCTTCATGATATAGAAAAAGACCGTGAAAATTTACGGCATCGCGCCGCGAATGTCGATCCGCGAAACGCTTCGAGAACTCCATCGGCAGCTAGAGAACCGACTTACAGATTACGATATGAAAGCCCCGTTGGTGCTT ctcCATCAAGAAATATTGATCATGCACGACCATGGGAAGACGATGACGGCGTTAGTTACAAATCTAGTACCGCTCCAAGCTACAAtg TTGTGAGCTCCCTTCGACACATCCCGAAGCCGGGATACGGTCTGGCACCGCGAAGTCACACCTTCTCGTCTACTGGTGGTTCTGTATCTGCTCTCCCT GGTGATTATTCATTCAGCGGCATGGGAGACAAAACCCACAGCACTGATTTTTCATCTGGCAAATCAGATA tatcaaCAGGCAGCATTACGGATGTGGACAGACGAGCACTGGTATGTACATCAGCCCCGTACTACTCACGTCGAACAAGCATG aatgATGGTGGTATTCTTCCCTCATCGACAACGTACACCGGCGGACTAGGAACAGTCAGTTCTGGAACTCATGGTCATCATATAAGACGTTCATTACCAGACATGGGAGCAGCACCTTCAGAACCACCAAAGCTTTACCCATATCATTTGCTTCTTATTACGAATTATAGGCTGCCGGCTGACGTTGATCGCTGTAACCTTgag CGACATTTATCGGACGCTGAATTTGAAGCAATACTACAATGCAACCGCTCTGAGTTTTATCGACTGCCCCAATGGCGCCGGAATGAAATAAAACGGCGCGCTCGACTCTTTTAA
- the LOC103570034 gene encoding actin-binding LIM protein 3 isoform X3, producing MGKTYCQSCKKKCSGEVLRVQDKYFHIGCFKCAQCSASLAQGGFFAREGSYYCTKDYRERWGTRCAGCGEYVEGDVVTAGEKHAFHPNCFHCQRCRQPLLGQGTKVTLVQGQALCHRCVSIPVREASTPIGSKTHDSRSKTAAARDSSNDAGACAGCSEKLQEGQALVALDRQWHVWCFKCHSCDSVLHGEYMGKDGVPYCEKDYQKQFGVKCAYCSRYISGKVLQAGENHHFHPTCARCTKCGDPFGDGEEMYLQGTAIWHPRCGPGPTGTNGIVNGHGTRDVHTPQHRESERISSSASEMQFSLRSRTPSLNGSICSPYSSLSRKYYPARTGSPGLILREYGRGNAEDVSRICTYSYLTEVPSQGYLRRPIQPYDKPPTSPHFHRPNSSRSIRSSGGRSSRSGMRALVDALSETRPKSPAAGSQVDNDEPIELAHYPDAMKRPPGAKPPIERDDFPAPPYPYTDPERRRRWSDTYKGVSDDEDDAVTDGTDRSDRLDGERKNYIKEVEQKLKKEQDELSKIDTGIAKVFLHDIEKDRENLRHRAANVDPRNASRTPSAAREPTYRLRYESPVGASPSRNIDHARPWEDDDGVSYKSSTAPSYNVGRSSARSPAPRNYPPLGNQRAFTLPNAARHYQSGDYSFSGMGDKTHSTDFSSGKSDISTGSITDVDRRALNDGGILPSSTTYTGGLGTVSSGTHGHHIRRSLPDMGAAPSEPPKLYPYHLLLITNYRLPADVDRCNLERHLSDAEFEAILQCNRSEFYRLPQWRRNEIKRRARLF from the exons ATGG GTAAAACTTATTGCCAATCGTGTAAAAAGAAATGTAGTGGTGAGGTGCTGCGAGTTCAAGACAAGTACTTTCATATCGGGTGTTTCAAGTGTGCGCAATGCAGCGCCAGTCTTGCTCAAGGCGGATTTTTTGCTCGCGAAGGATCGTATTACTGTACAAAG GATTATCGCGAGCGCTGGGGTACTAGGTGTGCTGGATGCGGTGAATACGTTGAGGGTGACGTAGTGACTGCTGGCGAGAAACACGCGTTTCATCCCAACTGTTTTCATTGCCAGAGGTGTAGACAACCGCTGTTAGGTCAAGGAACTAAAGTTACTCTGGTTCAAG GTCAAGCTCTGTGTCATCGGTGCGTCAGTATACCAGTACGTGAAGCATCAACGCCAATTGGAAGTAAAACTCATGACAGCCGATCAAAAACCGCGGCTGCTCGAGACAGCAGTAATGATGCTGGTGCCTGCGCTGGGTGCAGTGAAAAACTACAAGAGGGACAAGCCCTGGTTGCATTGGATCGTCAGTGGCATGTTTGGTGTTTCAAATGCCACAGCTGCGACAGTGTACTGCATGGCGAGTACATGGGAAA agaTGGTGTCCCATACTGTGAGAAAGATTATCAAAAACAATTTGGAGTCAAGTGCGCTTACTGCAGCCGCTATATAAGCGGCAAAGTTCTTCAGGCTGGTGAGAATCATCACTTTCATCCGACTTGCGCCCGCTGTACCAAATGCGGAGATCCTTTTGGGGATGGAGAAGAAATGTACTTGCAGGGTACTGCTATATGGCATCCACGGTGTGGTCCAGGACCTACTGGAACCAATGGGATTGTCAATGGGCATGGAACTAGAGACGTACATACACCTCAGCACAGAGAATCGGAACGTATATCTAGTAGCGCATCTGAGATGCAG TTCTCATTGAGATCTCGCACTCCAAGTCTCAACGGGTCAATATGCAGTCCATACAGCAGCTTGAGTCGCaag TATTATCCAGCACGAACCGGAAGCCCTGGATTAATTTTGAGAGAATATGGACGCGGTAATGCGGAAGATGTTTCTAGAATTTGTACGTATTCTTATCTGACAGAAGTACCGAGTCAAGGATACTTGAGACGTCCTATTCAGCCTTATGATAAACCACCGACTAGTCCACATTTTCATCGACCAAATT CATCACGTTCGATAAGAAGCAGCGGAGGTCGAAGCAGTCGCTCAGGAATGCGAGCACTGGTAGATGCACTGAGTGAGACAAGACCAAAATCTCCAGCAGCTGGTAGTCAAGTGGACAATGATGAGCCAATTGAACTCGCTCATTATCCAGATGCTATGAAACGTCCACCTGGAGCTAAACCACCGATTGAACGGGATGATTTTCCAGCACCTCCGTATCCTTATACTGATCCGGAGAGACGCCGCCGATGGTCTGATACTTACAag ggaGTGTCAGATGATGAAGACGATGCTGTTACAGACGGTACCGATCGCTCAGATAGATTAGACGGCGAgcgtaaaaattatatcaaagaAGTTgaacagaaattaaaaaaagaacagGACGAATTGAGTAAAATTGACACTGGAATTGCTAAAGTATTTCTTCATGATATAGAAAAAGACCGTGAAAATTTACGGCATCGCGCCGCGAATGTCGATCCGCGAAACGCTTCGAGAACTCCATCGGCAGCTAGAGAACCGACTTACAGATTACGATATGAAAGCCCCGTTGGTGCTT ctcCATCAAGAAATATTGATCATGCACGACCATGGGAAGACGATGACGGCGTTAGTTACAAATCTAGTACCGCTCCAAGCTACAAtg TCGGAAGATCATCGGCTCGTTCCCCGGCACCCAGAAACTATCCACCTCTCGGTAATCAACGCGCCTTCACACTTCCAAACGCTGCTAGGCACTATCAGTCG GGTGATTATTCATTCAGCGGCATGGGAGACAAAACCCACAGCACTGATTTTTCATCTGGCAAATCAGATA tatcaaCAGGCAGCATTACGGATGTGGACAGACGAGCACTG aatgATGGTGGTATTCTTCCCTCATCGACAACGTACACCGGCGGACTAGGAACAGTCAGTTCTGGAACTCATGGTCATCATATAAGACGTTCATTACCAGACATGGGAGCAGCACCTTCAGAACCACCAAAGCTTTACCCATATCATTTGCTTCTTATTACGAATTATAGGCTGCCGGCTGACGTTGATCGCTGTAACCTTgag CGACATTTATCGGACGCTGAATTTGAAGCAATACTACAATGCAACCGCTCTGAGTTTTATCGACTGCCCCAATGGCGCCGGAATGAAATAAAACGGCGCGCTCGACTCTTTTAA
- the LOC103570034 gene encoding actin-binding LIM protein 2 isoform X1, whose translation MGKTYCQSCKKKCSGEVLRVQDKYFHIGCFKCAQCSASLAQGGFFAREGSYYCTKDYRERWGTRCAGCGEYVEGDVVTAGEKHAFHPNCFHCQRCRQPLLGQGTKVTLVQGQALCHRCVSIPVREASTPIGSKTHDSRSKTAAARDSSNDAGACAGCSEKLQEGQALVALDRQWHVWCFKCHSCDSVLHGEYMGKDGVPYCEKDYQKQFGVKCAYCSRYISGKVLQAGENHHFHPTCARCTKCGDPFGDGEEMYLQGTAIWHPRCGPGPTGTNGIVNGHGTRDVHTPQHRESERISSSASEMQFSLRSRTPSLNGSICSPYSSLSRKYYPARTGSPGLILREYGRGNAEDVSRICTYSYLTEVPSQGYLRRPIQPYDKPPTSPHFHRPNSSRSIRSSGGRSSRSGMRALVDALSETRPKSPAAGSQVDNDEPIELAHYPDAMKRPPGAKPPIERDDFPAPPYPYTDPERRRRWSDTYKGVSDDEDDAVTDGTDRSDRLDGERKNYIKEVEQKLKKEQDELSKIDTGIAKVFLHDIEKDRENLRHRAANVDPRNASRTPSAAREPTYRLRYESPVGASPSRNIDHARPWEDDDGVSYKSSTAPSYNVGRSSARSPAPRNYPPLGNQRAFTLPNAARHYQSGDYSFSGMGDKTHSTDFSSGKSDISTGSITDVDRRALVCTSAPYYSRRTSMNDGGILPSSTTYTGGLGTVSSGTHGHHIRRSLPDMGAAPSEPPKLYPYHLLLITNYRLPADVDRCNLERHLSDAEFEAILQCNRSEFYRLPQWRRNEIKRRARLF comes from the exons ATGG GTAAAACTTATTGCCAATCGTGTAAAAAGAAATGTAGTGGTGAGGTGCTGCGAGTTCAAGACAAGTACTTTCATATCGGGTGTTTCAAGTGTGCGCAATGCAGCGCCAGTCTTGCTCAAGGCGGATTTTTTGCTCGCGAAGGATCGTATTACTGTACAAAG GATTATCGCGAGCGCTGGGGTACTAGGTGTGCTGGATGCGGTGAATACGTTGAGGGTGACGTAGTGACTGCTGGCGAGAAACACGCGTTTCATCCCAACTGTTTTCATTGCCAGAGGTGTAGACAACCGCTGTTAGGTCAAGGAACTAAAGTTACTCTGGTTCAAG GTCAAGCTCTGTGTCATCGGTGCGTCAGTATACCAGTACGTGAAGCATCAACGCCAATTGGAAGTAAAACTCATGACAGCCGATCAAAAACCGCGGCTGCTCGAGACAGCAGTAATGATGCTGGTGCCTGCGCTGGGTGCAGTGAAAAACTACAAGAGGGACAAGCCCTGGTTGCATTGGATCGTCAGTGGCATGTTTGGTGTTTCAAATGCCACAGCTGCGACAGTGTACTGCATGGCGAGTACATGGGAAA agaTGGTGTCCCATACTGTGAGAAAGATTATCAAAAACAATTTGGAGTCAAGTGCGCTTACTGCAGCCGCTATATAAGCGGCAAAGTTCTTCAGGCTGGTGAGAATCATCACTTTCATCCGACTTGCGCCCGCTGTACCAAATGCGGAGATCCTTTTGGGGATGGAGAAGAAATGTACTTGCAGGGTACTGCTATATGGCATCCACGGTGTGGTCCAGGACCTACTGGAACCAATGGGATTGTCAATGGGCATGGAACTAGAGACGTACATACACCTCAGCACAGAGAATCGGAACGTATATCTAGTAGCGCATCTGAGATGCAG TTCTCATTGAGATCTCGCACTCCAAGTCTCAACGGGTCAATATGCAGTCCATACAGCAGCTTGAGTCGCaag TATTATCCAGCACGAACCGGAAGCCCTGGATTAATTTTGAGAGAATATGGACGCGGTAATGCGGAAGATGTTTCTAGAATTTGTACGTATTCTTATCTGACAGAAGTACCGAGTCAAGGATACTTGAGACGTCCTATTCAGCCTTATGATAAACCACCGACTAGTCCACATTTTCATCGACCAAATT CATCACGTTCGATAAGAAGCAGCGGAGGTCGAAGCAGTCGCTCAGGAATGCGAGCACTGGTAGATGCACTGAGTGAGACAAGACCAAAATCTCCAGCAGCTGGTAGTCAAGTGGACAATGATGAGCCAATTGAACTCGCTCATTATCCAGATGCTATGAAACGTCCACCTGGAGCTAAACCACCGATTGAACGGGATGATTTTCCAGCACCTCCGTATCCTTATACTGATCCGGAGAGACGCCGCCGATGGTCTGATACTTACAag ggaGTGTCAGATGATGAAGACGATGCTGTTACAGACGGTACCGATCGCTCAGATAGATTAGACGGCGAgcgtaaaaattatatcaaagaAGTTgaacagaaattaaaaaaagaacagGACGAATTGAGTAAAATTGACACTGGAATTGCTAAAGTATTTCTTCATGATATAGAAAAAGACCGTGAAAATTTACGGCATCGCGCCGCGAATGTCGATCCGCGAAACGCTTCGAGAACTCCATCGGCAGCTAGAGAACCGACTTACAGATTACGATATGAAAGCCCCGTTGGTGCTT ctcCATCAAGAAATATTGATCATGCACGACCATGGGAAGACGATGACGGCGTTAGTTACAAATCTAGTACCGCTCCAAGCTACAAtg TCGGAAGATCATCGGCTCGTTCCCCGGCACCCAGAAACTATCCACCTCTCGGTAATCAACGCGCCTTCACACTTCCAAACGCTGCTAGGCACTATCAGTCG GGTGATTATTCATTCAGCGGCATGGGAGACAAAACCCACAGCACTGATTTTTCATCTGGCAAATCAGATA tatcaaCAGGCAGCATTACGGATGTGGACAGACGAGCACTGGTATGTACATCAGCCCCGTACTACTCACGTCGAACAAGCATG aatgATGGTGGTATTCTTCCCTCATCGACAACGTACACCGGCGGACTAGGAACAGTCAGTTCTGGAACTCATGGTCATCATATAAGACGTTCATTACCAGACATGGGAGCAGCACCTTCAGAACCACCAAAGCTTTACCCATATCATTTGCTTCTTATTACGAATTATAGGCTGCCGGCTGACGTTGATCGCTGTAACCTTgag CGACATTTATCGGACGCTGAATTTGAAGCAATACTACAATGCAACCGCTCTGAGTTTTATCGACTGCCCCAATGGCGCCGGAATGAAATAAAACGGCGCGCTCGACTCTTTTAA